The genome window atattatataatttttagtgaaaaaggtaatttttttatgaattatattttatctttatttacAGTATCCCTTTCTGGAAAATGTATGGACAAAGTATGAGGAATTTGAGAAACCTGTAGAAGAAAATGCGTATcgtgaaaattattatggCCCCACTTGCAATGTAATTACAGGGATAAGGGATGATAGTAAATATAATGATTTCTGTATGAAACTCATTAGAAATTTAGGAGCATATTCGATGGATCAAGAAATAATTAACCCAAGTGTTGAACGTTGTAATAACATATACAGTTGGTTATACTACTtgataatgaaatataatattgataatgattttattgaaaaatgtTTCCATGCAGCTAAGCTTCCGAATAGCGTTGGTGTTCAAAAGCATATCTGCACTTACGATCCATATGAAAATGTTATTAATGTAGCAGATGATAtgctaaaaataaatatttttgctggCAATTTTTCcactattaaaaatatattaaatgataaaacacacacatataatTGTTTAGGG of Plasmodium cynomolgi strain B DNA, scaffold: 1076, whole genome shotgun sequence contains these proteins:
- a CDS encoding hypothetical protein (putative), with product MDQLSMDIDKWKEEYPFLENVWTKYEEFEKPVEENAYRENYYGPTCNVITGIRDDSKYNDFCMKLIRNLGAYSMDQEIINPSVERCNNIYSWLYYLIMKYNIDNDFIEKCFHAAKLPNSVGVQKHICTYDPYENVINVADDMLKINIFAGNFSTIKNILNDKTHTYNCLGRKFLYECFNIYNKINSNYCSNERNRDTMNICKKLHKFKIEYDKNIRTLNEIPEEIRNLNTKVIQFTDKCSLNEGEAETVSDGVHSTSSSVPPSATTAFGTVAGVSTALALLYKV